Proteins found in one Corynebacterium canis genomic segment:
- a CDS encoding flavin monoamine oxidase family protein, with translation MTEPNHTVEVAIVGAGPAGLSAAYRLQQQGISCHVLEARDRVGGRTRSDVMDGAWYEIGGQWVSPDQTELKVLLSELGLETYQRYREGDSIYLAPNGEVRRYTGEIFPCAPETQREIERLIKILDDLTAAMDPEAPWDHPQARELDTVSFKHWLEQESDDAEARNNIGLFIAGGMLTKPAHAFSALQAVHMAASAGSFSNLVDEDFILDARVIGGMQKVSLALAERIGSEHITLGTPVRTIDYSNPEFVTVYGDNGVTVRAKYVILAVPPTLYHRISYVPEMPRLQHLMHQYQSMGLVIKVHATYDTPFWRDKGLSGTCFSAAHLVQEIYDNTNHGDQRGTLVGFVADEKADEMFKLSAAERKATILAAMAEMLGEETKHPVAYYESDWGSEEWTRGAYAASYDLGGLSRFGRYNNDPVDRIHFACADIAGAGYQHVDGAVRMGHRVAATLSELLREQ, from the coding sequence ATGACTGAACCTAACCACACTGTCGAAGTCGCGATCGTCGGCGCGGGTCCCGCCGGCCTTTCGGCCGCATACCGGCTCCAACAGCAGGGCATTTCCTGCCACGTTTTGGAGGCGCGGGACCGCGTCGGCGGACGCACTCGAAGCGACGTCATGGACGGCGCATGGTACGAAATCGGCGGCCAATGGGTGTCCCCCGACCAGACCGAGTTAAAAGTGCTGCTTTCGGAACTGGGTTTGGAGACCTACCAGCGCTACCGCGAGGGCGATTCCATCTACCTTGCGCCGAACGGTGAGGTGCGCCGTTACACCGGCGAAATTTTCCCCTGCGCCCCCGAGACGCAACGCGAAATCGAACGCCTGATCAAGATTCTCGACGACCTGACCGCCGCCATGGACCCCGAGGCACCGTGGGATCACCCGCAGGCCCGCGAGCTGGACACCGTCAGCTTCAAGCATTGGCTGGAGCAAGAATCCGACGATGCGGAGGCTCGCAATAATATCGGCCTGTTTATCGCCGGCGGCATGCTCACCAAGCCTGCGCACGCGTTTTCGGCGTTGCAGGCGGTGCATATGGCGGCGTCGGCAGGCAGTTTCTCCAACCTCGTGGACGAGGATTTCATTCTCGACGCCCGCGTCATCGGCGGCATGCAGAAAGTTTCGCTGGCACTGGCTGAGCGCATCGGTTCCGAACACATCACGCTGGGAACCCCAGTGCGAACCATCGATTATTCAAACCCCGAATTCGTAACTGTGTACGGAGACAACGGCGTCACGGTGCGCGCCAAATACGTCATCTTGGCGGTGCCACCCACCCTGTATCACCGCATCAGCTACGTACCGGAAATGCCACGCCTGCAACACCTGATGCACCAATACCAATCCATGGGTCTGGTAATTAAGGTGCACGCCACCTATGACACGCCGTTCTGGCGGGACAAGGGCCTTTCCGGCACCTGTTTCTCAGCGGCACACCTAGTGCAGGAGATCTACGACAATACCAACCACGGCGACCAGCGCGGCACCCTCGTGGGCTTTGTGGCGGACGAGAAGGCCGACGAGATGTTTAAGCTCAGCGCCGCGGAACGCAAGGCGACCATCCTCGCCGCAATGGCCGAGATGCTGGGCGAGGAAACCAAACATCCTGTCGCCTACTACGAGTCGGACTGGGGTTCGGAAGAGTGGACGCGGGGCGCATACGCCGCTTCCTACGATCTGGGTGGATTGAGCCGCTTCGGCCGCTATAACAACGACCCGGTGGATCGCATCCACTTCGCCTGCGCCGATATCGCGGGAGCGGGCTACCAGCACGTCGACGGTGCGGTCCGCATGGGGCACCGGGTTGCCGCAACTTTGAGCGAATTGTTGCGGGAGCAATAA
- a CDS encoding universal stress protein: protein MKCIVGYEATPTGIDAITAGIDLARCLRLELDIVLVLRHHDEFNQAYPPTGHNDDIFVRQGFTWLEGALKMIPPDVTATGHLVSAHSTAAGLVRAAEHAGASMIVVGAASTSPLKRHRLGTVAQDLLYGSPVPIALAPRGHRSTKIERLNCAVGRLPGANPLVGVGLTLAEHSGLPLRLVALATDSGTAQTHTEHVLKQAIETTGIDLPVEIKIGEGEDVAEAARSVGWHDGDLLFVGSSRVATSRTVFLGAVSMKILRELEVPMIVVPRDYTISHGGSP from the coding sequence ATGAAGTGCATCGTTGGCTACGAGGCCACCCCCACTGGCATCGATGCCATCACCGCCGGCATAGATCTGGCGCGTTGCCTCAGACTCGAGCTGGATATCGTGCTGGTGCTGCGGCACCACGACGAATTCAATCAGGCATACCCGCCCACCGGCCACAACGACGATATCTTTGTTCGACAGGGATTCACGTGGCTTGAGGGCGCGCTCAAGATGATCCCGCCGGATGTGACGGCAACCGGACATCTGGTATCAGCGCATTCCACCGCCGCAGGTTTGGTCCGGGCGGCGGAACACGCCGGGGCGAGCATGATCGTGGTGGGCGCGGCGTCGACAAGCCCGTTAAAGCGGCATCGGTTGGGCACCGTGGCGCAGGATTTGCTGTACGGTTCGCCGGTGCCGATCGCGTTGGCGCCGCGCGGGCATCGCAGCACAAAAATCGAGCGTTTAAATTGTGCGGTCGGACGGCTTCCCGGCGCGAATCCCCTGGTAGGCGTGGGTTTGACGCTGGCGGAGCATTCGGGCCTTCCGCTGCGTTTGGTGGCCTTGGCTACCGATTCCGGCACCGCCCAAACGCACACCGAACACGTGCTCAAACAAGCTATCGAAACCACGGGGATTGACTTGCCGGTTGAGATCAAAATCGGCGAGGGTGAAGACGTTGCGGAAGCGGCACGCAGCGTGGGTTGGCACGACGGCGATCTGCTGTTCGTGGGCTCCTCCCGGGTGGCCACATCGCGCACCGTATTCCTCGGGGCGGTGTCCATGAAAATCCTTCGTGAGCTGGAAGTTCCAATGATCGTCGTGCCGCGCGATTACACCATATCCCATGGAGGTTCACCATGA
- a CDS encoding APC family permease, which yields MSDSFVQKGLSSNSVGMISAAVIGISCIAPAYTLSGGLGPTASEVGEHLPAIFLVGFIPMFLVAIGYRELNSSMPDSGTTFTWATRAFGPVIGWLGGWGLLAATVLVLSNLAGIAVSFFYLLLAQVFGKPELADLANNTAVNVATCFVFIVIAAYISYRGMDTTKTLQYALVGFQLVVLVLFSCMALFKANTGQAFDATPISLEWLNPFGVESFSAFAAGIALSVFIYWGWDVVLTMSEETEGAHSTPGRAATATILVIVFLYQLIAFATVSFSGTSDGRYGLGNQAIQANIFAELAGPVMGPLAILMSLAVLGSSAASLQSTFISPARTLLAMGYYKALPKSFAHISPKHQSPDVATWVAAGISFAFYAIMRVISEAVLWDTITALGMMVCFYYAITAFACVWYFRKESWRSAKTLVSQLVCPLIGGILLLVFFVQTSYDAMDPSYGSGSSLFGIGLVFILGVAVLVSGLLVLAVTWIRSPDFFRSKGLRRGLPTDDVVLMEDTTISVFDHPAETETVASTAQRKP from the coding sequence ATGAGTGACTCCTTTGTTCAAAAAGGCCTATCCAGCAATTCCGTCGGCATGATTTCGGCGGCCGTTATCGGCATCAGCTGCATCGCCCCGGCGTACACCCTTTCGGGCGGTTTAGGTCCCACGGCGAGCGAGGTGGGCGAACACCTCCCGGCCATTTTCCTCGTGGGTTTTATCCCCATGTTCTTGGTGGCCATCGGGTACCGGGAACTCAATTCCTCGATGCCCGATTCGGGCACCACCTTCACCTGGGCCACGCGCGCATTCGGGCCGGTCATCGGCTGGCTCGGCGGGTGGGGGTTGCTTGCGGCGACGGTGCTGGTGCTCTCAAACCTGGCTGGCATTGCGGTCTCGTTCTTCTACCTACTGCTCGCCCAAGTGTTCGGAAAACCGGAGCTTGCGGACCTTGCGAATAACACCGCTGTCAACGTTGCCACCTGCTTCGTATTCATCGTGATCGCGGCGTATATTTCCTACCGCGGCATGGACACGACCAAGACCCTGCAATACGCGCTCGTGGGTTTCCAACTCGTGGTGCTGGTGCTCTTTAGCTGCATGGCGCTCTTCAAAGCCAATACCGGACAAGCGTTCGACGCTACCCCGATTTCGCTCGAATGGTTAAACCCCTTCGGCGTGGAAAGTTTCTCCGCCTTTGCCGCGGGGATCGCCCTTTCGGTTTTTATCTATTGGGGCTGGGACGTGGTGCTCACCATGAGCGAGGAGACGGAAGGCGCGCACTCCACACCGGGCAGGGCGGCCACCGCCACGATCCTGGTGATCGTCTTTTTGTACCAATTAATCGCATTCGCAACTGTGAGCTTTTCCGGCACCAGCGATGGGCGCTATGGATTGGGCAACCAGGCGATTCAAGCAAATATTTTCGCCGAGCTGGCGGGGCCGGTGATGGGGCCGCTTGCGATCCTGATGTCGCTGGCCGTGCTTGGATCCTCCGCGGCGTCGCTCCAATCCACCTTTATTAGCCCGGCGCGCACGCTGCTGGCGATGGGCTACTACAAAGCACTTCCGAAAAGCTTTGCGCATATTTCCCCGAAGCATCAGAGTCCGGACGTAGCCACATGGGTTGCCGCCGGAATCTCCTTCGCCTTCTACGCGATCATGCGCGTGATCAGCGAGGCCGTGCTGTGGGACACGATTACGGCATTGGGCATGATGGTGTGCTTCTATTACGCGATCACCGCCTTCGCCTGCGTGTGGTATTTCCGCAAGGAAAGCTGGCGCAGCGCAAAGACCCTGGTAAGCCAGCTGGTGTGCCCGCTTATTGGGGGCATCCTGCTCCTGGTGTTCTTTGTGCAAACCTCCTATGACGCAATGGATCCGAGTTATGGCTCCGGCTCCTCGCTATTCGGCATCGGCCTGGTGTTTATCCTGGGCGTGGCCGTGCTGGTCAGCGGATTACTGGTGCTGGCCGTCACCTGGATTCGCAGCCCCGATTTCTTCCGCAGCAAGGGGTTGCGGCGCGGGCTGCCCACCGACGATGTGGTGCTTATGGAGGACACAACCATCAGCGTCTTCGACCACCCCGCCGAGACGGAGACCGTGGCCTCGACGGCGCAGCGAAAACCCTAA
- a CDS encoding DUF485 domain-containing protein, protein MSPIIESESFVAEQNSPEFQQLRKTFRGFAFPVTIGFLGWYLFYIVTATFAADFVKTPVLGVINIGMILGLAQFVTAGLVTWAYVRFADNKIDPATEAIRNRLELSP, encoded by the coding sequence GTGTCCCCGATTATAGAATCCGAGTCCTTCGTGGCTGAGCAGAACAGCCCCGAATTCCAGCAATTGCGAAAAACCTTCCGAGGTTTCGCCTTCCCCGTCACCATCGGCTTTCTTGGCTGGTACCTCTTCTACATTGTTACGGCTACCTTTGCCGCCGATTTTGTGAAAACCCCTGTCCTCGGAGTCATCAACATTGGGATGATCCTGGGCCTCGCCCAGTTTGTCACCGCAGGCCTGGTCACTTGGGCCTATGTTCGCTTCGCTGACAACAAAATTGACCCCGCCACCGAGGCAATTCGCAACCGCTTGGAGCTCTCCCCATGA
- a CDS encoding solute symporter family protein has protein sequence MNQNVDTGNPILNISIFAIFIVATLTVVIRTTRKTSQKGSDFYTGGAAFSGWQNGLAISGDYLSAAAFLGVTGAIAMYGYDGFIYSIGFLIALLVALVLVAEPLRNTGRFTMADVLSFRLKQRPVRTAAAITTLAVSLFYLIAQMAGAGGLVALLLGLEGKAAQAAVVAIVGILMIVYVLVGGMKGTTYVQMIKAVLLVGGSAIITLLTFVAIQGGFQATLEAAVSQHPRGEEILGPGLRYGANTLTKLDFMSLAIACVMGTAGLPHVLMRFYTVPSARVARRSMTWTIAIVALFFLLTVVMGYGATALVGTEAIQNAPGGSNSAVLLLAARVGGSFFMAVISAIGFATILAVVAGLTISASASVAHDLYNSVLRHGKATEEEQVRVSRITVVVIGIASIFLGIGAMGQNIAFLVTLALAIAASANLPTIIYSLYWRKFNTTGALFSMYGGLLTAIILIVFSPAVSGVPTAMLPNLNFAWFPLTNPALISVPAGFLLGIIGSKIGKPDNLDDLAAEMEVRSLTGAGVAKAISH, from the coding sequence ATGAACCAAAACGTAGATACCGGCAATCCGATTCTCAATATTTCCATCTTCGCGATCTTCATTGTCGCTACCCTCACAGTGGTCATCCGCACCACCCGCAAGACTTCCCAAAAAGGTTCCGATTTCTATACCGGCGGTGCTGCCTTTTCCGGCTGGCAAAACGGCTTGGCTATCTCTGGGGACTACCTTTCCGCAGCAGCTTTCCTCGGCGTCACTGGCGCCATCGCGATGTACGGCTACGATGGCTTCATCTACTCCATCGGATTCCTCATCGCGCTACTCGTTGCACTCGTGCTAGTAGCCGAGCCACTACGCAATACCGGGCGCTTTACCATGGCGGATGTTTTGTCTTTCCGCCTCAAGCAACGACCAGTTCGCACCGCAGCGGCAATCACCACCCTCGCAGTTTCCCTGTTCTATCTCATCGCCCAAATGGCTGGCGCCGGCGGTTTGGTTGCTCTTCTTTTGGGGCTCGAAGGCAAAGCCGCCCAAGCAGCCGTGGTTGCAATCGTTGGAATTTTGATGATCGTCTATGTCCTCGTCGGCGGAATGAAGGGCACCACATATGTGCAGATGATTAAAGCCGTGCTACTGGTTGGTGGTTCTGCGATCATCACCCTCCTCACTTTCGTAGCCATCCAGGGAGGTTTCCAAGCAACACTCGAGGCGGCAGTGAGCCAGCACCCCCGCGGCGAGGAAATCCTAGGTCCTGGCCTGCGCTACGGGGCTAACACCCTCACCAAGCTTGATTTCATGTCCTTGGCCATTGCCTGCGTTATGGGCACCGCTGGCCTGCCGCATGTGTTGATGCGCTTTTACACGGTTCCTTCCGCGCGCGTCGCCCGTCGCTCAATGACCTGGACCATCGCTATCGTTGCATTATTCTTCCTACTTACCGTGGTCATGGGGTACGGTGCCACCGCACTGGTAGGCACGGAAGCTATTCAAAACGCTCCGGGTGGTAGCAACTCCGCCGTCTTGCTACTCGCAGCCAGGGTTGGCGGCTCCTTCTTTATGGCGGTGATCTCCGCTATTGGCTTCGCTACAATCCTCGCGGTGGTTGCTGGTTTGACTATCTCCGCATCCGCTTCTGTCGCACATGATCTTTATAACTCCGTCCTGCGCCATGGAAAGGCAACAGAAGAAGAGCAAGTTCGTGTTTCCCGCATCACCGTTGTGGTTATCGGTATCGCCTCCATTTTCTTAGGGATCGGTGCAATGGGGCAAAACATCGCTTTCTTGGTCACCCTCGCGCTGGCCATCGCGGCGTCCGCAAATCTGCCCACCATCATTTACTCGCTGTACTGGCGCAAGTTCAACACCACCGGCGCACTATTTTCAATGTACGGCGGCCTACTCACTGCGATTATCCTCATCGTTTTCTCTCCCGCAGTGTCAGGCGTACCGACGGCCATGCTTCCGAACCTAAATTTTGCATGGTTCCCACTCACCAACCCAGCCCTTATTTCCGTACCAGCGGGATTCCTTTTGGGAATCATTGGTAGCAAGATCGGCAAACCTGATAATTTGGACGACCTAGCCGCTGAAATGGAGGTTCGTTCCCTCACCGGTGCCGGAGTAGCGAAAGCTATCTCCCACTAA
- a CDS encoding DUF4233 domain-containing protein — translation MSESNEQVEYGPLGPGHAPEKDPLKGLRGVIAGTLVMEAIAILLVLTVIARVDNGAYWTTFNWVYVTAVGVAMLLAAFVQSRPWAMSVNLVLQAFALIGFIVHPSMGIMALIFIAVWWYILHLRRNLIARMKRGLLTTQHT, via the coding sequence ATGAGCGAGTCCAACGAACAGGTTGAATACGGTCCGCTCGGGCCCGGCCACGCGCCGGAAAAAGACCCGCTCAAAGGGCTGCGCGGGGTGATCGCTGGGACGCTGGTCATGGAAGCGATCGCCATTCTGCTCGTGCTCACCGTGATCGCCCGAGTGGACAACGGCGCATACTGGACCACCTTCAACTGGGTGTATGTCACCGCAGTCGGCGTGGCCATGCTGCTAGCGGCATTCGTGCAAAGCCGACCGTGGGCGATGTCCGTCAACTTGGTGCTGCAGGCATTCGCACTGATCGGCTTTATCGTGCACCCTTCGATGGGGATCATGGCCCTGATCTTTATCGCAGTGTGGTGGTACATCCTGCACCTGCGGCGCAACCTTATCGCCAGGATGAAGCGCGGGCTGCTGACCACCCAACACACGTGA
- the folC gene encoding bifunctional tetrahydrofolate synthase/dihydrofolate synthase: MISFDEDGLTLPLSEEPAAPPPLEVTPEDLQELAAVEAELDQRWSEVKIDPTLRRMEMLMDLLGNPERSFPAVHVAGTNGKTSTVRMIESLLRAFHRRTGRTTSPHLQLVTERISIDGVPLHPRDYVRIWREIQPYVEMVDAESERQGGPKMSKFEVLTAMAYAAFADAPVDVAVVEVGMGGRWDATNVINADVAVITPVGVDHTDYLGDSLTEIAGEKAGIIKSRWDATDLLAPPDNVAIVAEQDPEAMRVILEQAVKVDAAVARAGSEFGVVQSTIAVGGQQLTLRGLGGTYEDIFLPLSGEHQARNAACALAAVEAFFGAGSGRTLDIDTVRQGFATVQSPGRLERVRSAPTVFIDAAHNPHGARALGAALDRDFDFRRLIGVVGVLGDKDARGVVKELEPYLTELVCTQTCSPRALPAEDLAEIAREIFGEERVHVADELPNAVALGVSLAEEVSDYGEPVSGSGVVITGSVVTAGEARTLFGKDPA, translated from the coding sequence ATGATTTCTTTCGATGAAGACGGCCTCACCTTGCCGCTCAGCGAGGAGCCCGCGGCGCCGCCGCCGCTGGAGGTGACTCCGGAGGATTTGCAGGAGCTCGCCGCGGTGGAGGCGGAGCTGGATCAGCGCTGGTCGGAGGTGAAGATCGACCCCACGCTGCGCCGCATGGAAATGCTTATGGACCTGCTGGGTAACCCCGAGCGTTCCTTTCCCGCCGTACATGTCGCCGGCACCAATGGCAAAACCTCGACCGTACGTATGATCGAGTCGCTGTTGCGGGCGTTTCATCGCCGCACCGGCCGCACGACGAGCCCGCACCTCCAGCTGGTTACCGAACGTATTTCCATTGATGGCGTGCCGCTGCATCCGCGCGATTACGTGCGCATCTGGCGTGAAATCCAGCCTTATGTGGAAATGGTTGACGCCGAATCCGAACGCCAGGGCGGGCCGAAGATGAGCAAGTTCGAGGTGCTTACCGCCATGGCCTACGCGGCGTTTGCCGACGCCCCCGTGGACGTCGCCGTCGTGGAGGTAGGCATGGGCGGGCGTTGGGACGCCACCAATGTGATCAATGCCGATGTCGCTGTGATCACCCCCGTGGGCGTGGATCACACCGATTATTTGGGCGATTCGCTCACCGAAATTGCGGGCGAAAAGGCCGGCATTATTAAGTCGCGTTGGGACGCCACGGATTTGCTTGCTCCCCCGGATAACGTGGCGATTGTCGCGGAACAAGATCCCGAGGCCATGCGCGTGATCCTCGAACAAGCGGTCAAGGTCGATGCGGCCGTCGCACGGGCGGGATCCGAGTTCGGGGTGGTGCAATCCACCATCGCCGTCGGCGGCCAGCAGCTCACCTTGCGCGGCCTCGGCGGCACCTACGAGGACATCTTCCTGCCGCTGTCCGGGGAGCACCAAGCGCGCAATGCGGCCTGCGCCCTCGCGGCCGTCGAAGCTTTTTTCGGTGCCGGTTCCGGCCGCACCTTGGATATAGATACCGTGCGCCAAGGTTTTGCTACCGTGCAATCCCCGGGACGACTCGAACGTGTGCGATCCGCGCCCACCGTGTTTATCGACGCCGCGCATAACCCACATGGCGCCCGAGCCCTCGGCGCTGCACTCGATAGGGATTTCGACTTTCGGCGGTTGATCGGGGTCGTTGGGGTGCTTGGAGACAAGGATGCACGCGGCGTCGTCAAGGAATTGGAGCCGTATCTCACGGAGCTGGTGTGCACGCAAACATGCTCGCCACGCGCCCTCCCCGCGGAAGATCTCGCGGAAATCGCGCGGGAAATCTTCGGCGAGGAGCGCGTGCATGTGGCGGACGAACTGCCGAACGCCGTAGCCCTCGGAGTGTCCCTCGCGGAGGAAGTTTCCGACTATGGTGAACCAGTATCAGGCTCCGGCGTGGTGATCACAGGTTCGGTAGTCACCGCCGGTGAAGCTCGCACACTCTTTGGAAAGGACCCCGCATGA